In the genome of Candidatus Ornithobacterium hominis, the window TCGCCCAGATGGGAATTTAATTGTACCCGTTATCAAAAATGCTGACCAGTTTAGCTTAGTAGGGTTGACAAAAAAAATCAATGACTTGGCCTACAGAGCAAAGAACAATCAGCTAAAACCCGATGAAATAAAGGGTGGAACTTACACTGTTTCTAACATTGGAAGCTTTGGTAATATTTTGGGTACACCAATCATCAACCAACCAGAAGTTGCCATCATGGCAGTAGGTGCCATCGAAAAAAAACCTGCCGTCATCGAAACACCACAAGGTGACTTGATTGGGATTCGCCACAAAATGTACCTCTCTCACTCGTACGACCACCGCGTGGTAGACGGTGCTCTAGGCGGCATGTTTGTGAAACGTGTTTCAGATTATTTAGAGAATTTTGATATAAATCAAGAAATTTAAGCTTTATCTTACTTTTATGAAATCTCTTTTTAGTCATCAAATTGAAAAGAGATTTTTTTTAAGCCTTCAAAAATTAAGAATAAATATGATTTTTTTAAGGCTTTAAAAATTTTATCAAAGACTAATTTCTTTATCAAAATTAAATGAACTAAATTTAGTCTTTAATTAAATAATATTTACAATGAATAAAAGTACCGTTTGGAAGCTGATTCCTATGATGTTTAGCTTCTTCATCATGGGTTTTGTAGACTTGGTGGGCATTGCAACCAATTACATGAAAGAGGATTTTAAGCTGACCGAAAGCATGGCAGGGCTGCTACCATCTATGGTTTTTCTATGGTTTTTGATCTTTTCCATCCCTACAGGAATTTTAATGAACAAAATCGGACGAAAAAATACGGTTTTACTCAGTTTAGTCATCACTATTTTGGCGCTAGCCATTCCTTTTATTTCATATAATTACGGAATGATGTTGATTTTCTGCTGCCTTCTCGGGATTGGGAACACTCTACTACAAGTGTCACTCAACCCTTTGATTTCAAGCGTAGTAACTGGCGACAAACTAGCAAGCTCTTTAACTTTTGGTCAATTTTTAAAAGCAATTGCTTCTTTTTCTGCTCCCATCATTGCAGTTTGGGCAGCTACGTCTTTGAATGACTGGAAGCTATTGTTCCCTATTTTTATGGTTATTTCGATTTTAGCTGTAATTTTACTAGGCATCACCAAAGTCAACGAACCTGATAAAAGCATCAAAACCTCTTCGTTTTCTGATTGCTTTAAATTATTGGGTGATCAAACCATTCTACTTTGTTTTATAGGCATTTTATGTACCGTTGGGCTAGATGTTGGGGTAAACGTAATGGCACCTAAATTGTTTATCGAACGCCTAGGTTGGTCGATAGAAAAAGCTGGTTACGCAACGAGTGTTTATTTTCTTTTCAGAACGATTGGCAGTTTTTTAGGTGCATTTATTTTGGCTAAATTTTCTTCTAGAATTTTCTATATCATCAGTGTTGCTTGTATATTCATCGCACTTAGCCTTCTATTTGTAGCGCAAAATGATGCTATTTTATACTTTGACGTTGCCATTTTATACTCTGCCATTGCCATTATCGGGTTTGGGAACGCTAATTTGTTTTCAATTTTCTTCTCCAAAGCTTTATTAAACAAGCCAAATCATCAGAATGAAGTTTCTGGTTTGATGGTGATGGGCATTTCTGGTGGAGCAATATTTCCTTTATTAATGGGATTTGCAGCCGATGCTTTGCAGTCTCAAAACGCCGCTGTGATTGTGCTTTGTTTTACGGCTCTTTACTTTTTGGTAATGATTCCTAAATTAAAATCTGCTCCTTCTGAACTTAAGTAAAAAATAAAGTTCAATAGATTATAAACTAAAGCTGCTATTTCTCTAAGCAGCTTTTCTTTTCTCATTTTTTAAGAACTTATTTTAAATTTTATAATTTCACTAATCACCTGAGTCTGATTAACATCAAACTTCATAAACAGCTATTATTAGTTAGCGTTTAGATTTCTCCTCAATGAGAAAACTTTGAGTGGTTTGATGAAAATTATCTCAAAATTCATCTACATAACAAAAAATATTCATATCTCTGCCAAGGTTAATCATGAGAAATAGCTACTTAAATATTTGAATTTCAAAAAACTTAAATATACAGTTGTTTCTCTTTTTTATAAAAAAAACCTTAAAGCTTTAAACTTCAAGGTTTTTTTTAGTCAAATGAAATGATAAGGTTTTTATTTTCTGATTTTGTGCCCTGCCATTCCATAGAATAAGATGAACAAGAAACAAGGCAAGCATAGCCAATAAGCATTTTGCATACCAAAAGAATCTTTTAACCAACCAAATATCAATGGCAATACGGCTCCACCAGCGATAGCCATCGTTAGCAAAGATGCGCCTGTTTTTGTAAACTTCCCAAGACCATCCATCGCCAGCGGCCAGATGGCAGGCCACATAAGTGAACAACCTAACGCCATAAATGAAATAAAGTAAATCGAGTAAGCTGCAGGAGCTAAAACAACTGCTAAAGTACCAAAAATGGCTAGTAAAGAACAGATTTTCAGTGCTAAAGATTGCGTAATCACTTTTGGAATGAGAATTGCTCCGCAAATATACCCAATCACCATACCGATAGATGGGATAAAGGATGCTAATTCTCCAATTCTGAAATCTGAACCTAAAACTGTTTTATCATTGATTCCCAGCTCATTAGAGTAATCAACCATTGTCGCTAATGAAATTGTTTCTACCCCTACATAAAAGAATAGTGCTACTGCCCCCAAAATCAGATGCGGAAAATCAAAAATAGATTTTTTAGTTGCAAAGTTTGTTTCAGAAGCCAAAGTCAAATCTTCTTCATCTTCCCCTTTAGCTTTCACTTCTGGTAGCGGTGCGACCAAAGAGATAATGCCTAAAAGCAAAAATACACCTACAATGATGTAAAATGGTAATGCTAAGTCTGATGTTTCTACCAATTGGATCTCTTTACCAATCACGAAAGCCAAAAAGAGCGGTGCAATCGGCCAAGCCAATTTATTGCAAATCCCCATGATACTGATTCTTTTTGCGGCACTTTCTATCGGCCCCAAAATCGTTGCATACGGGTTTACCGAAGCTTGTAAATAGGCGTTTGCCGTACCACTGACGAATGAAGCAATTAAAAATAAAATGAAGCTTTCAGCCTTAGCAGATGGAATAAAAAGCCCAAAAGCCACAGCAAAAAGCAAAAAAGAAAAAGCCATGGTTTTTTTGTAGCCTATTTTTTTAATCAATAAAGAAGCTGGGTATCCAAAAATTAAAAATGGAATGAATGTCGCTGCCAGTAGCATATAGCTTTCTGCTGACGAGATGCTTAGTTTACCTTTGAGCACAGGAATCAGATAGGAGTTGATGCCGAGTGCAAATCCGATAGAAAAAAACATAAGCCCAATGAATGCGAGCGGAACTACGTAGTTTTGTTTACTTGTATTAGTCATACTTCAAGTTATAAATGTTAATAATTTTTAATCTAAAAAATGATTAGCAATTTAAGAAAAACTTTTGATTTTACTCCATTAAGAATTTGCTTAAATTTTAACGAAAATTTAAAATGATTTTAAAATACTTCTCTTTTTCAAAAAAATAGATCTTTCCTGTTTTATAATTCAATAGATTTCTTATATTCGCAGCGTAATAAAAAACACTTCAGTTACTTAAATAAAATGATTGGCACAATTGAATTCTTCCACCCAGAAGAAACCTTGATTTACCATGTAGAAAAATCTTTCTGCAAAGTTGTTTTCCTCAGAAAAAAAAATTGTTTAGTCTTAGAAATCGAATCCAGCGAAGATTTAGATCACATGGCCGAAGATTCATTGCAAAATGAATTTCCTAAAGTAATTTTGAATATTGATGATTTCCCTATTTCTTTTGATAATAAGAGAAAACTCATCGGCAATACGATAGAAATTCCCTTCAGTACTGTAGAAGAAGAGGATGAGGATGGTGAAATAGAAGAGATATTCTACACCAATTTGGCCGTAGGACAAGAAGATTATGAGATTGATAACAATCTACTTAAATTCTCTAAAGATGCTCAGGGAAATCTTTTTCTAAACTGGGAAGGCGAAGTACAGGATTTTACTCAGTCGACAGATGAGCTAGTGAAATTTAAGGTAAAGTGTAGCTTGGCTGACCAGAAAATTCAAATCAAAGAAGATTTTTACGCCGAAAGTAAGTAATTTTTTTTAAGCCTTAAAAAATTTAAGGCTGAATTTCTTTCAGATATTAAAAAAAAATAATTTTCTTTTTTTAAGGCTTAAAAAATTTCAGAATAAGGCAATATTTTGTACTTTTAGTCAAATTTAATTTTTTGACTAATGAAGAGTATTATTCCATTATTTCTGCTATTTTTTTTAGCAGCTTGTTCGACTTCGCAAATCGCGAAAAAAACAACGCCTGAAATTCAAGCAGCAAAAGCAAATTCTATCAAGGATTTTAAAATCATTCCTTTACCCAAAAGCATTACCCCTACAGAAGGGCAGTTTAGCTTAAATTCATCTACACGCATCTTTGCTGAAAAGGGGTTAGCCAAAGAAGCTGATTTTCTTCAATCGTATTTGCAATTACAGACTGGCTTAAATTTATCTGTTGCGGCAAATAAAGCTTCTAAAAATCAAATTGTTTTAAGTTTAGACTCTGGCATTTCTGGTGAAGAGGCTTATACCTTAGCGATTAATCCCAATGAAATTGAAATCAAAGCTTCTACCGCAAAGGGGATTTTCTACGGTATACAAACATTGCGTCAGTTTTTCACTGATGGTTTAAACGCTCCAGCGGGTAAAATCGTTGATGAACCACGTTTTGTTTATCGTGGTATGCATTTAGACGTTGGACGCCATTTTTACCCTGTTTCATTCATCAAAAAATACATTGATATTTTAGCTTTGCACAAGATGAACAATTTCCACTGGCACTTGACTGAGGACCAAGGTTGGCGTCTTGAAATCAAAAAATACCCGAAATTAACTGAAATAGGTGCTTACCGTGCTGAGACAGCTGTTGAGAAAAATTTTCCTCATTCTGGTACAAATCAAGAGTATAAAGGTGACGGCAAAAGATATGGCGGATTCTACACTCAAGAGGAAGCTAAAGAAATTGTAAGATATGCAGCTGAAAGACACATTAATGTGATTCCTGAAATTGAAATGCCTGGACACGCAACTGCTGCTTTAGCGAGTTACCCAGAATTGGGAAATAATACTGGTCCTTATGAAGTCATCAAATGGTGGGGCGTCTTTGACCAAATTTACGCACCTAAAGAGGAAACTTTTAAATTTTTGGAAGATGTTCTTTTAGAAGTTTTTGAAATTTTCCCGAGCGAATACATCCACATCGGTGGTGATGAAGCGCCTAAGAAAGAATGGAAAAATAGTGCTCAGGCTCAGGCTGTCATCAAAAGAGAAGGGCTAAAAGATGAGCATGAACTGCAAAGTTATTTCATTCAGCGTATGGAAAAATTCATCAATGCCCATGGTAGAAAAATCATCGGCTGGGATGAAATTTTGGAAGGTGGTTTGGCGCCAAACGCTACCGTAATGAGCTGGAGAGGAACTCAAGGTGGAATCCATGCGGCAAAAGAAAATCATGATGTCATTATGACTCCGACTGATTTCTTATACTTTGATTATTACCAAGATAAAAAAGATGCTGAGACCAAAACTCCTTTTGGTATTGGTGGGTTGGTAACTCCTGAGAAAACTTACTCATTTAACCCCATGCCCGAGGAGTTGAGTGCTGATAAGCAAAAGCATATTCTAGGTGCACAAGGAAACATCTGGACTGAATACATCAAAGATGGAAATCATGTTGAGTATATGCTGTTACCAAGATTAGGTGCTTTGTCTGAAGTCGACTGGACGCCTAATGAGCTAAAAAATTATAAAGATTGGAAAAATAGAATGCAAAATTTGAAATTCATTTATGATAAAATGGATTTAAACTATGCTCCTTATATTTTTGAATAATTTTTTAAGGCTTAGAAAAAATTTGAAATCCGTAGTTTTATTAGGCTACGGATTTTTTTTCAATCCAAATTTGAATTATCGAGATAAATAAAATTTTATTAAGCCTTAGAAAAAAATCATCTTAATTCCTTTGGAATTTTAGCCACTGGTATCGGGTTTACTTTATGCTGCATTGCTTTATTCAATCGCTGAAAAATGGCTAAAACTTCTTTTTGCCGTTCAGTTAAATCAGTCGGTTTTTTTTGACTTCCCAGCAGCACATTCATTGCCCATTCCAACTCATCGTAGCTAGCGCCAATTTGGTCTTCATCGGTTCGATTATCCTCCCACAGGCCATCAGTGGGTTTTGCTTGCTGAATGCTTGATATAATGTTTAGTTCTTTTGCTATTTCATAAACTTCACTTTTCATCAAATCCGCAATGGGCGAAATATCAACTCCTCCGTCACCATATTTAGTAAAGAAGCCAACACCAAAATCTTCAATTTTATTTCCCGTGCCAGTAACCAAGTAATGGTGAATTCCAGCGTAATAATATAGTGTTGCCATTCTCAGTCGTGCTCGGGTATTGGCCAAGCTCAACAAAGTTTGCTCTTGATTCTCTGGCTCTACAACTTTTACAAATTCATCAAAAGTTGAAGTCAAATCCAAACTTAAACTTTCTACATTATCAAATTTACTTTTCAGCCAAGTTATATGCTCTAGCCCCCGACTTTGTTGGTCTTTTTTTTGATGAATTGGCATGTCGATAACTAGAGTAGGCAAGCCTGTTTTGGCCGCCAAAGTGGAGGTTACGGCGCTATCAATCCCTCCAGAAATGCCAATAACTAGACCTTTCTGCCTCGCACTGAGCGTGTAATCTTTCATCCATTGCGTAATAAAATCTATCACCTGATTTGTTCTCATTATTTTCTATTTTTGTAAAAAATCGGTAAGCGTATTTTTCATGAATTTTATGAATAAAATCTCTGCAATAATTGTGCTTTTATGTTTACTCACCAGCTGCGTAAAAGAAAAAAATCCTTGGGCTACCAAAACAAAAATTCAACCTATTGATTTTGAGTGGCATGACATCTCAGCTATTTATTTTGATTTAGCGGTAAGCAATCAAAAATTACAAGAAACTTACCCTGATTTTTTTGGAAACATTCCAGATTCAATTCTTTCAAATAGAAGAGAAGATTCTTTGGCACTTGATTTCCACCGAGAAGTACAGCAAAAAATTTCGCTAAAGCAAGTTCAGGATTCTTTAGCTGATTTGTTTGGTTACATCAAAGATTTTCAGGAAGATTTTGCCGCTCCCAGCGTTTATTCATTTACTGGAGAGATGCCTTATTTGAACCCCATAGCTTACTTTAAGCAAACGCATGATTTGGTTATCGGGTTAGATTGGTTTTTGGGGAAAGAGGAAAATTTATATGAGAAAGTTGGTATCCCACATTATTTGCGCAAGCGCATGGATTTTGAGCAATTTAAGCTCAGAGTTGCTGAGAATATAGCTCGGCAAATGGTTCCGTATGAAATTCATCAGAGAAAATTTTTAGACCAAATAATCTACGAAGGCAAAATTATTGCTCTGATGAAACGGTTTTGCCCGCAGTATTCAGATTCAGAATTATTAGATTATACGGATGAAAGTATGCAATGGCTCAGCGATAACGAGGCAGAAGTTTATCTTTATTTTACCGAAAACGATTTGTTGTTTAGCGATAATCATCAATTGAGCGAAAGATTTATTTACCCTGCCCCATTTTCTAAATTTTATTTGGAAAATGATGCAAATACACCTGGTAGAGTTGGCGTATGGATGGGCTGGCAAATCATTAAAAATTATCTAAAAGATAATTCTGAAATTACTTTAAAAGAACTGATTTACGAAAAACAAAGTGAAGAGATTTTTCAAAAATCAGGATATAAACCTCAATGAAAATGAAAAAATCAGAAAATCAAGAAAAGAAATCTAATATTTCTGTAGAAATTAGTTTAGATGAAAATCATGTACCTGACCGTCTGGAGTGGTCTGCCCCAGATGGCGGCATCAACCATCAGCCTACCAAAGCGGTAATGCTTTCCTTTTGGGATGAGACTAAAAAAGAAGCTTTGAGAATTGATTTGTGGACAAAAGATATGCCTATAGATGATATGAAGATTTTTTTTCATCAAGTTTTTGTTTCGATGTCTAATTCTTATGAGAATGCCACAAGCGACAAAAATACGGCTAAGCTGATTCGTGAATTTGCTGAAACTTATGCAAAAGCTTCTGAAATTATTGATTAATCTAATATCAGATGAAAGAGCTATGGACATTAAATAAACATCTTGCTAAATACAAATGGCGTCTTTTGGTGGGTGTTCTCATCATCATCGTGTTAAATTTTTTATCGGTTTACACGGTTCGTTTTGTTGGTGATGCGATCAACTTTATAGAAGAAATCATTCTAGCAAGAGACAAAGATTCCAAACATATTCAGCAGCTGTTAAAATATGGTGCCATCATTATAGGACTGCCCATCATTGCTGGATTTTTACAATTTTTAATGCGCCAAACATTGATTGTTACTTCTCGCTACATTGAATTCGACTTGAAAAACACCATTTATCAACATTATCAGTTTTTAGATTTAAATTTTTATAAATCCCACCGCATCGGTGATTTAATGAATCGAATCAGTGAAGATGTTGGCTACGTTCGGCAATATTTAGGCCCAGGTATTATGTACCCCATCAATCTTGTTTGTTTAACGATTATTTTAATCGTTGAGATGCTTCGTGTAGATCAGGTCATGACCATTTATACACTCATCTCTTTACCATTTTTATCGGGGTTGGTCTATTTGCTGAGTAGTCACATCAATAAAAAAAGTCAAATCGTGCAAGCAGAGCAATCAAATATTTCTGCCTTTGTACAAGATATTTTTTCTGGTATTCATGTGGTTAAATCCTATAACCAATCCAATACAGTTAAAAGAAATTATAATATAAAAGCAAAAACTTACAAGAAAAAATCTATTGAGCTGGCTAATATTGAGGCTTTCTTCACTCCGCTAATAATTATTGTGATTGGGCTGAGTCAAATTTTAATTCTATACATGGGCGGGATACGCTACATCAAGGGTGAAATTAGCGAAATAGGAACTTTAGCTCAATTTTTCATGTACCTAAATATGCTTATATGGCCATTCACATCATTGGGTTGGGTTTCGATGGTCATTCAACGAGCAGAGGCATCTATGCTACGCATCAATGAGTTTCTCAATACCAAACCTGCTGTTTTCAACACTAATTCTAAAGACTTTCAACTAATAGGTAAAATTGAATTTAGGGATGTTTCTTATACGCATAAAAATACAGGAATTTTGGCCATCAATCACTTAAGTTTTACTTTAATGCCTGGTAAAACTTTAGCTATTTTGGGCAAAACTGGCTCAGGAAAGACAACTTTGGCACAACTCATCGTTCGATTATTTGACCCTGATGAAGGTCAAGTTTTGCTTGATGACCAAGATGTAAAAGATTTAAATTTAGCTTCTCTACGCCAGCAGATTGGGTTTGTGCCACAAGAAGCCTTTTTATTCTCTGACACTTTGGCTGAAAATTTACTTTTTGCTTTGGATGAGAAAGACCTCAGCAAAGCAAAAGAATATGCTAAAAAAGCTGATGTGCATGAGAATATAGTGCATTTTTCTCAAGGTTATGAAACTAAAGTTGGTGAACGCGGCGTTACCTTATCGGGTGGGCAAAAACAGAGAATTTCTATTGCACGCGCTTTAATCAAGCAACCTAAAATTTTAATCTTTGATGATAGTTTGTCTGCCGTAGATACTGAAACTGAGGAAAACATTTTGCAGAACATCAATTCCGAAACAGAAGATAAAACCACGCTCATCATTACTCACCGAGTATCTTCTGCTAAAAACGCTGACCGCATTATCTACTTAGAAAATGGGAGAATTAAAGAAGAAGGGACGCACCAAGAGCTGCTCGAGCTAAATGGGGAGTACCAAAAACTTTATCAGATGCAAATAGAAAATAATACGCATTATTTTAAAGGCTTAGATTAATTTTTTTTAAGCCTTTAAAAATTTTTATTTCATTTTATTCTGTCGAGATATACTTACATTTATCTGAATCATAGCCAAAAAGCCCCTTGGTTTTGATGAAATCCGCAATATCACCTGGCAGACTATCTTCCCAGCCCTCTTTGCATTTAGGGATCTGCTTCAGTATTTCTTTAGAATAAATTTTGAGATAACTTTGATTAAAATCTTCTACATCTATGATTCTACCATTTTTTTTGAAATATTTGTAGAGATCTTTCAAGTTATCATTTACCTTCAGGTTATTACTATTGAGTAGCTCTCCTGTTTCTCTACTAATGTATGGGTAGAGATAAATATTGACATTTCGCTTGAATAATTTCCCAAAGGCTTCCATAATTCCGCCACTTAAGTCTGTGTAATATTTCTCATTAAACACCGCAATTAGATTGTTAACTCCCATTGAAATGCCAATTTGAGTTCTTTCTTTGGTGAAATTAGCAAAGTATTCTACCAATTTATAATATTCTGAAAAGTTAGAAATCAACACATTATAACCTAATCGGCAGAGAATATCAGCACGGTTTAAGAAATCACGCTCATCGATTTCACCTTCTTGACTCAAGTTGCTCAGTGTAATTTCAAACAAAACTTCTAAGTTTTCCTCTGTAATTTCATTATATTGATTTTTAAACATTTTCAAACCTTGGTTGAGCATATCAATGTTTACGTTGGTCACAGGTCTGAAGCTTCCTCTCAATGCAAAAATGTGTTTTTTGTAAAAAATAGAAGCTGGTAAAATATTCATTCCATCTGGGCCAAACATCACGGCTTGCGTCATTCCGTTTCTTAATAAATGTAAACTCATCAATCGATTATCTACATATTTAAATCTTGAACCTGAGAAATTAATCATATCGATTTCAATTTGATCTAAATCCATCATATCATAGAGAGAATCCAGCAGTTTACGTGGATTATCATAATAATAATAGGCTCCGTAAATCAAGTTAATTCCCAAAATACCTAGGGTCTCTTGCTGCAAATGTGCTGTATTTTCTTTGAACCGAACGTGCAAAATAATTTCACTGCACTCCTCTCCTGGTTCTATTTGAAATTTGATTCCGACCCATCCGTGGCCTTTATATTTTTTAGCATAATCTATTGTAGTAACGGTATTGGCATAAGCAAAGAAACGCTGCCCTCTGTGCTGTTCTGCATCTAGGCGTTCTTCTATCAAACGGAATTCATGGCCAAGCATTCGTTTTAAACGTTCTTCAGTCACGTAGCGGCCATCATTCTCCCGCCCATAAATGGAGTCACTAAAGTCTTTGTCATAGGCTGACATGGCTTTGGCTAAAGTCCCACTGGCTCCTCCTGCTCGATAAAAAAAACGAACGGTTTCTTGCCCAGCACCAATTTCAGCAAAAGAGCCATAAATACTTCGGTCTAAGTTAATTTCTAAAGCTTTCTGTTTAGGGGTTAATACTCTTTCCATAAATAAGAAATTTGCAGCTATGTTTTATTTAAGGTAAATTTATCAAATATTATGCGGGACATCAATAATAAAATCATTTTTTTAGGCACAGGAACTTCACAAGGCGTTCCACCCATTGGTTGTACACACCCAGTATGCTTATCTACTAATGCCAAAGACAAAAGATTAAGGAGTTCTATTTTTATTCATTACAAGCAAAAAAAAATATTAATTGACTGCGGGCCCGATTTTCGGCAACAGATGTTACGAAGTCAATTAACCGATGTCGATTTCATTTTAATCACCCACGAGCATAATGACCATATCATCGGTTTAGATGACGTTCGCCCCATTAACTTCAAGCAAAATAAAGATATGCCAATCTATGCATTACCTCGGGTGATGAGGCAACTTAAATCTCGGTTTAATTACGCCTTTGGTGACATCAAATACCCTGGTTTGCCAGCTTTTGAACCTATCGAAATTGGGCTAGAAGCATTCATTGCTGATGGCATTGAAATTACTCCCATAGAAGTTATGCATGGTAAGCTACCCATTCTAGGTTATCGCATAGGAAGCATCGCGTACTTGACAGACGTTAGCCACCTGCCAGCGAAAGAATATAAAAAACTAGAAGATTTAGAAATACTGATTATCAGCTCATTGAGAAAAGAGCCAACACACCATGCTCACATGACTTTAGCCGAATCACTGATCTTGAGCCAAAAAATTAAGGCTAAAAAAACCTATCTAACTCACATAAGTCACATGATGGGATTTCATGAGGATGTGCAACGAGAATTACCAGAAAATGTTTTTTTAGCCTTTGATGAATTATCAATCAGCTTCTAAATATCATCAAATGTAATATCTGTAAATTTATCGACAGAAGAGTCATTTCCTCTCTCATCGCTATTTTCATCATAGCTAGATTGGTGTTTTTCTGAGATGACTTCTTCACCTTTTTCATTCAAAATAAAATCGGTAATTTTATCTAAATGTTCTCTAAAGCCTTCAAAATCTTCTTTATACAAGTAGATTTTATGCTTTTTGAAATAATACGACCCATCATCGTTTGTATTTTTCTTACTTTCAGTTATCGTTAAATAGTAATCACCTGCACGTGTTTCCCTTACATCAAAAAAATAAGTTCTTCTACCTGCGCGCAAAGCTTTAGAATAAATTTCTTCCGCTCCACTTTCATTTTTAATTCCTTCCATCACAAAATAAATTTAAAACTTAAAATTAATATAAAAATATGAAATTAATATAATTTAAACTTTAAAATATTAAAAACTTAAACTTCTATTAAAATTGAACAAATTCAGAAACGCGTGTTCCTATTTTTACAACTTGGTTATTTTCATCAAGCAAAAAGATTGTTGGCGTCGCATTTACGCCATAATCTCTTGCCACTGGGCTATCCCACTTAAGCAAATCACTATCGGTAATAAAGTCTGCTCCCTGAACTAAAGGTAAATAATCTTCTTTAGCTGAATCTAACGCAAAAGAGACAATTTCTCCTCCTTGTTTTTTAAAGTTTTCATAAAAATCTTTGATGAATGGAATTTCATTTCGGCAGTGTGGACACCACGAACCCCAGAAAATCACCATTTTCTTTTTGGCTTTGATTTCATATAAAGATTTTTTTCCTCTTTTCTTTTCCGAGAAGACTATATTTGGTGCTTTTTCACCTACTTTTATTGGTGCTTTTATTGCATTTGCCAAAGCTGAATTTAACTGGCAAGTCAAGCTTTCTGCTTTTTGATTTAAATCATCCGCTACCAAATCAAATCCATTGCCACGCAATAGCGGAATGGCTATTGCCAAAATACTCTGTCCCCGCGAAGTATCTGCCCCTATTGCATCGACAAGCGAATTTAAATTTGTTTTAATTTTTTCATCAGCATCAGCCTTACTCTGCGCTCCCGCCATCGATAATGAAATGTAGGAAACAACAAACTGAGGCAAAAAGCCAAAATTCTCTAACTCTTGTCCA includes:
- a CDS encoding ABC transporter ATP-binding protein; this translates as MKELWTLNKHLAKYKWRLLVGVLIIIVLNFLSVYTVRFVGDAINFIEEIILARDKDSKHIQQLLKYGAIIIGLPIIAGFLQFLMRQTLIVTSRYIEFDLKNTIYQHYQFLDLNFYKSHRIGDLMNRISEDVGYVRQYLGPGIMYPINLVCLTIILIVEMLRVDQVMTIYTLISLPFLSGLVYLLSSHINKKSQIVQAEQSNISAFVQDIFSGIHVVKSYNQSNTVKRNYNIKAKTYKKKSIELANIEAFFTPLIIIVIGLSQILILYMGGIRYIKGEISEIGTLAQFFMYLNMLIWPFTSLGWVSMVIQRAEASMLRINEFLNTKPAVFNTNSKDFQLIGKIEFRDVSYTHKNTGILAINHLSFTLMPGKTLAILGKTGSGKTTLAQLIVRLFDPDEGQVLLDDQDVKDLNLASLRQQIGFVPQEAFLFSDTLAENLLFALDEKDLSKAKEYAKKADVHENIVHFSQGYETKVGERGVTLSGGQKQRISIARALIKQPKILIFDDSLSAVDTETEENILQNINSETEDKTTLIITHRVSSAKNADRIIYLENGRIKEEGTHQELLELNGEYQKLYQMQIENNTHYFKGLD
- the gluP gene encoding glucose/galactose MFS transporter; protein product: MTNTSKQNYVVPLAFIGLMFFSIGFALGINSYLIPVLKGKLSISSAESYMLLAATFIPFLIFGYPASLLIKKIGYKKTMAFSFLLFAVAFGLFIPSAKAESFILFLIASFVSGTANAYLQASVNPYATILGPIESAAKRISIMGICNKLAWPIAPLFLAFVIGKEIQLVETSDLALPFYIIVGVFLLLGIISLVAPLPEVKAKGEDEEDLTLASETNFATKKSIFDFPHLILGAVALFFYVGVETISLATMVDYSNELGINDKTVLGSDFRIGELASFIPSIGMVIGYICGAILIPKVITQSLALKICSLLAIFGTLAVVLAPAAYSIYFISFMALGCSLMWPAIWPLAMDGLGKFTKTGASLLTMAIAGGAVLPLIFGWLKDSFGMQNAYWLCLPCFLFILFYGMAGHKIRK
- the gldC gene encoding gliding motility protein GldC yields the protein MKKSENQEKKSNISVEISLDENHVPDRLEWSAPDGGINHQPTKAVMLSFWDETKKEALRIDLWTKDMPIDDMKIFFHQVFVSMSNSYENATSDKNTAKLIREFAETYAKASEIID
- a CDS encoding MFS transporter; this encodes MGFVDLVGIATNYMKEDFKLTESMAGLLPSMVFLWFLIFSIPTGILMNKIGRKNTVLLSLVITILALAIPFISYNYGMMLIFCCLLGIGNTLLQVSLNPLISSVVTGDKLASSLTFGQFLKAIASFSAPIIAVWAATSLNDWKLLFPIFMVISILAVILLGITKVNEPDKSIKTSSFSDCFKLLGDQTILLCFIGILCTVGLDVGVNVMAPKLFIERLGWSIEKAGYATSVYFLFRTIGSFLGAFILAKFSSRIFYIISVACIFIALSLLFVAQNDAILYFDVAILYSAIAIIGFGNANLFSIFFSKALLNKPNHQNEVSGLMVMGISGGAIFPLLMGFAADALQSQNAAVIVLCFTALYFLVMIPKLKSAPSELK
- the nadE gene encoding NAD(+) synthase, with amino-acid sequence MRTNQVIDFITQWMKDYTLSARQKGLVIGISGGIDSAVTSTLAAKTGLPTLVIDMPIHQKKDQQSRGLEHITWLKSKFDNVESLSLDLTSTFDEFVKVVEPENQEQTLLSLANTRARLRMATLYYYAGIHHYLVTGTGNKIEDFGVGFFTKYGDGGVDISPIADLMKSEVYEIAKELNIISSIQQAKPTDGLWEDNRTDEDQIGASYDELEWAMNVLLGSQKKPTDLTERQKEVLAIFQRLNKAMQHKVNPIPVAKIPKELR
- a CDS encoding beta-N-acetylhexosaminidase — its product is MKSIIPLFLLFFLAACSTSQIAKKTTPEIQAAKANSIKDFKIIPLPKSITPTEGQFSLNSSTRIFAEKGLAKEADFLQSYLQLQTGLNLSVAANKASKNQIVLSLDSGISGEEAYTLAINPNEIEIKASTAKGIFYGIQTLRQFFTDGLNAPAGKIVDEPRFVYRGMHLDVGRHFYPVSFIKKYIDILALHKMNNFHWHLTEDQGWRLEIKKYPKLTEIGAYRAETAVEKNFPHSGTNQEYKGDGKRYGGFYTQEEAKEIVRYAAERHINVIPEIEMPGHATAALASYPELGNNTGPYEVIKWWGVFDQIYAPKEETFKFLEDVLLEVFEIFPSEYIHIGGDEAPKKEWKNSAQAQAVIKREGLKDEHELQSYFIQRMEKFINAHGRKIIGWDEILEGGLAPNATVMSWRGTQGGIHAAKENHDVIMTPTDFLYFDYYQDKKDAETKTPFGIGGLVTPEKTYSFNPMPEELSADKQKHILGAQGNIWTEYIKDGNHVEYMLLPRLGALSEVDWTPNELKNYKDWKNRMQNLKFIYDKMDLNYAPYIFE